From one Streptomyces spiramyceticus genomic stretch:
- a CDS encoding RluA family pseudouridine synthase, protein MSTIPEFRTLPVPDGLEGERVDAAISRMFGFSRTKAAELAAAGKVQVDGSVVGKSERVRGGAWLEVEMPQAAAPVQIVAEPVEGMEIVHDDDDIVVIVKPVGVAAHPSPGWTGTTVIGGLAAAGYRISTSGAAERQGIVHRLDVGTSGLMVVAKSERAYTLLKAQFRDRVVEKKYHALVQGHPDPMSGTIDAPIGRHPNHDYKWAVTAEGKASVTHYDLIEAFRAASLLDIKLETGRTHQIRVHMSAHRHPCVGDLTYGADPTMAKRLGLTRQWLHAKRLGFEHPSDGQWVEFESTYPDDLQQALDAIRAESE, encoded by the coding sequence GTGAGTACGATTCCCGAGTTCCGCACCCTGCCCGTTCCCGATGGCCTTGAGGGCGAGCGCGTCGACGCCGCCATTTCCCGGATGTTCGGATTCTCCCGTACGAAGGCGGCCGAGCTTGCCGCCGCCGGGAAGGTTCAGGTCGACGGGTCGGTGGTCGGGAAGTCCGAGCGGGTCCGGGGCGGGGCGTGGCTCGAGGTGGAGATGCCGCAGGCCGCCGCGCCTGTGCAGATCGTCGCCGAGCCCGTCGAGGGCATGGAGATCGTGCACGACGACGACGACATCGTCGTGATCGTCAAGCCGGTCGGAGTCGCCGCGCACCCCAGCCCCGGCTGGACCGGCACCACCGTGATCGGCGGGCTCGCCGCCGCCGGGTACCGGATCTCGACCTCGGGCGCCGCCGAGCGCCAGGGCATCGTGCACCGCCTCGACGTCGGTACGTCCGGCCTCATGGTCGTGGCCAAGTCGGAGCGGGCGTACACGCTGCTCAAGGCGCAGTTCCGGGACCGGGTCGTCGAGAAGAAGTACCACGCGCTGGTGCAGGGCCACCCCGACCCCATGAGCGGGACCATCGACGCCCCGATCGGGCGTCACCCGAACCACGACTACAAGTGGGCCGTGACGGCCGAGGGCAAGGCCTCCGTCACGCACTACGACCTGATCGAGGCATTCAGGGCCGCGTCACTGCTGGACATCAAGCTGGAGACGGGGCGCACGCATCAGATCCGTGTGCACATGTCCGCCCACCGCCACCCCTGCGTGGGTGACCTGACCTACGGCGCCGACCCGACGATGGCCAAGCGCCTCGGCCTGACGCGGCAGTGGCTGCACGCCAAGCGCCTCGGCTTCGAGCACCCCTCCGACGGGCAGTGGGTCGAGTTCGAGAGCACGTACCCGGACGACCTCCAGCAGGCGCTGGACGCGATCCGGGCCGAGAGCGAGTGA
- the lspA gene encoding signal peptidase II, whose protein sequence is MAEAERIIGTPDTPEAGGAEPEESSDAAGRAEQPAPKGKRKIAVLFTVAVMAYLLDLSTKMLVVAKLEHHEPIEIIGDLLRFEAVRNAGAAFGIGEAFTVIFTIIAASVIVVIARLARKLYSLPWAIALGLLLGGALGNLTDRIFRSPGVFEGAVVDFIAPANFAVFNLADSAIVCGGILIVILSFRGLDPDGTVHKD, encoded by the coding sequence GTGGCAGAGGCGGAGCGCATCATCGGTACGCCGGATACCCCCGAGGCGGGGGGAGCCGAGCCGGAGGAGTCCTCCGACGCGGCAGGCCGGGCTGAGCAGCCCGCGCCCAAGGGCAAGCGGAAGATCGCTGTGCTCTTCACGGTGGCCGTCATGGCCTATCTGCTGGACCTGAGCACCAAGATGCTCGTGGTGGCCAAACTGGAGCACCACGAGCCGATCGAGATCATCGGTGACCTGCTGAGGTTCGAGGCGGTACGGAACGCGGGCGCCGCGTTCGGGATCGGCGAGGCCTTCACGGTGATCTTCACGATCATCGCCGCCTCCGTGATCGTGGTGATCGCCCGGCTCGCGCGCAAGCTCTACAGCCTGCCCTGGGCCATCGCGCTGGGCCTGCTGCTCGGCGGTGCGCTGGGCAATCTCACCGACCGGATCTTCCGCTCGCCCGGTGTCTTCGAGGGCGCTGTTGTCGACTTCATCGCGCCGGCGAACTTCGCGGTCTTCAACCTCGCCGACTCCGCGATTGTGTGCGGCGGCATCCTCATCGTGATCCTGTCGTTCCGGGGCCTGGACCCTGACGGGACCGTTCATAAGGACTGA